Proteins encoded together in one Felis catus isolate Fca126 chromosome B3, F.catus_Fca126_mat1.0, whole genome shotgun sequence window:
- the CHAC1 gene encoding glutathione-specific gamma-glutamylcyclotransferase 1: protein MKQESTAQNTPPASPPTSSPVQHPRDDGDPQALWIFGYGSLVWRPDFAYSDSRVGFVRGYSRRFWQGDTFHRGSDKMPGRVVTLLEDHEGCTWGVAYQVQGEQVSEALKYLNVREAVLGGYDTKEVTFYPQDNPDQPLKALAYVATPQNPGYLGPAPEEAIATQILACRGFSGHNLEYLLRLADFMQLCGPQAQDEHLAAIVDAVGTMLPCFCPTEQALALV from the exons ATGAAGCAGGAGTCCACAGCCCAGAACACCCCTCCCGCCTCGCCGCCCACTTCGTCACCGGTGCAGCACCCCCGGGATGACGGTGACCCCCAAGCCCTGTGGATTTTCGGGTACGGCTCTCTCGTGTGGAGGCCCGACTTCGCCTACAGTGACAGCCGTGTGGGGTTCGTGCGCGGCTATAGCCGCCGCTTCTGGCAGGGAGACACCTTCCATCGGGGCAGCGACAAGATG CCTGGCCGTGTGGTGACCCTACTTGAAGATCATGAG GGCTGCACTTGGGGTGTGGCATACCAGGTTCAAGGTGAGCAGGTGAGCGAGGCCCTGAAGTACCTGAACGTGCGGGAGGCAGTGCTTGGTGGCTATGATACCAAGGAAGTCACCTTCTACCCCCAAGATAACCCTGACCAACCACTCAAGGCATTGGCTTATGTGGCCACCCCACAAAATCCTGGTTACCTGGGCCCTGCGCCTGAAGAGGCCATTGCAACTCAGATCCTGGCCTGTCGCGGCTTCTCTGGTCACAACCTCGAGTACTTGCTACGCCTGGCAGACTTCATGCAGCTCTGTGGGCCCCAGGCACAGGATGAGCACCTGGCAGCCATCGTGGACGCTGTGGGCACCATGCTGCCCTGTTTCTGCCCCACTGAGCAGGCTTTGGCACTGGTCTGA